The Gracilibacillus caseinilyticus genome segment GAATGAGAAGAAGATATCGAAGAAATCCATCTCAATCGTTTTTCTATTGTTAATATAGTTACCGGCATAGCCCATACCTAATATTTTCTGTGATACATCAGCACGGATCATTTGATTAAGCTGCCAAGTGAAATAAATATGTCTCGAACTTAATATCTTGTTAACGATAGGAGAATTGATCTCAAACGTGACGCGAGTATCTTCGCCTTCAATAATTTCGTCTTCTGATTCTCCGGATGATTCGCCATTTCCGCCTTGTCCCGGCACATCTTCAAACCCTTTATCAATATCCTCCTGATCCGGCTCAGGTAGTTCTACCGATAAATTCTGATAACCAGGAGTGAAAGGACTAACAATCAATATAACAGCTAACAACGCAATACTGTATACGAACGTAGGCAGTAATATTTTACGGTCGTTTGTCTTTTTTATACTAGCAACGATATAATGGATCGCAATAAACAGACTGATGAAGATACATGTAATATAAACAGCGAACAGCCCAACTTTTGTTCCGATCAATGCACCAATCAACGCTACCAGTAAAGCTGGTATCCATACCCAAAAACTGTACCAGGACTTCGTTTTTCGAATAGCGAATAAAATAGATAAAGGAAAGCCAATCGCTAATAACGCACTTAATTCATTGGCAGAGTAGAACCATCCTTTAAATCCAGCTTTCACCCATTCATACGAATCGACTGACGTATTTGTTATGATAGCGATCAGAATAGACACCCCTATGATAACAAGTGCATAAATAATGTAATTCAATAAACGTGTTTTGATAAAGTCAACGTTTTTTTT includes the following:
- a CDS encoding O-antigen ligase family protein, encoding MSKVLNNDKFFQLLTLFIILQPILDILTNAMLQFTNSSITIGILIRMLFMGIALFFIFFGSQHPYKKQVSIYLALLLLVLGIGFINNYFQKPVFNLFIEVQWLTKVIYFSVMICSIYLLFQNKKNVDFIKTRLLNYIIYALVIIGVSILIAIITNTSVDSYEWVKAGFKGWFYSANELSALLAIGFPLSILFAIRKTKSWYSFWVWIPALLVALIGALIGTKVGLFAVYITCIFISLFIAIHYIVASIKKTNDRKILLPTFVYSIALLAVILIVSPFTPGYQNLSVELPEPDQEDIDKGFEDVPGQGGNGESSGESEDEIIEGEDTRVTFEINSPIVNKILSSRHIYFTWQLNQMIRADVSQKILGMGYAGNYINNRKTIEMDFFDIFFSFGVIGFILVMLPLFMLIGIVLKKLFTNFKQIFHVENISLIISILLGLGIALIAGHVWVAPAVNLYLALSMVLLYINLKTNE